In the Octadecabacter sp. SW4 genome, one interval contains:
- a CDS encoding OmpA family protein produces the protein MKHLVATAAIAVLLAGCTSGNTYFPTFDREAGSQIDTGSFGNSTMNNTLVQTGQSTYTINLARRFASEVETTVNFPFNSTALDEQARATLREQAQWIRQFPEVRFKVYGHTDLVGSQAYNRRLGLQRAQAVVLYLTSQGIGRDRLEAVVSFGETQPLVVTEGRERRNRRTVTEVSGFVENHPTIMNGRYGEVVFRDYVVSAAAPSTLTGGRGAQLAP, from the coding sequence ATGAAACATCTTGTTGCGACAGCGGCAATCGCGGTCTTACTTGCGGGTTGCACCAGCGGGAACACCTATTTCCCGACATTCGACCGCGAGGCGGGCAGCCAGATCGACACGGGCAGCTTTGGCAATTCGACCATGAACAACACGCTCGTTCAGACCGGACAAAGCACCTACACGATCAATCTGGCACGGCGCTTTGCCTCCGAAGTGGAAACGACCGTGAATTTCCCGTTCAATTCCACGGCTTTGGACGAACAGGCCCGCGCAACCCTGCGCGAACAGGCCCAGTGGATCCGCCAATTCCCCGAAGTGCGCTTCAAGGTCTATGGCCACACGGACCTTGTCGGCAGTCAGGCTTATAACCGCCGTCTTGGGCTGCAACGTGCCCAGGCCGTGGTGCTTTATCTGACCAGTCAGGGCATTGGTCGCGACCGGCTTGAGGCTGTTGTATCCTTTGGCGAAACCCAGCCGCTGGTCGTCACCGAAGGGCGCGAACGCCGCAATCGCCGCACCGTGACCGAAGTATCGGGATTCGTCGAAAACCACCCAACCATCATGAATGGTCGCTACGGCGAGGTTGTTTTCCGCGATTACGTTGTCAGTGCTGCGGCTCCATCGACCCTGACAGGCGGACGCGGCGCGCAACTTGCGCCCTAA
- a CDS encoding AAA family ATPase, producing the protein MSSNAVLQPDPQPIVACTISRDVQIFDLLIEDMEATLGENWGDLGFGDALAFLEQPEAAELQFIAVALDEEDEADLSLITDIIAAAKTREIKVILIAEDVSPASLHQLLREGGDEFVPYPLPENELARAIERVLAEPAEAPVAPEMQNKLKATGDRNGVVIPVHGMAGGTGATTLAVNLAWELANIDKDKPPRVCLIDLDLQFGSTSTYLDLPRRESVFEMLSDTESMDSESFMHSLLSYEDKLHVLTAPTDLIPLDLIGPTDVERIIEMARTNFDYVVIDMPSTMVEWSETVLHAAHVYFATLEIDLRSAQNTLRLKRALQGEELPFEKLRFVLNRAPKFTDLNGKSRVKRLAESLGISIEVQLPDGGKQVAQNADHGAPLAEGIPKNPLRKEIAKLAKSVHEVNTADVAVTN; encoded by the coding sequence ATGAGTAGCAACGCAGTATTGCAGCCCGACCCACAACCAATCGTGGCGTGCACGATTAGCCGCGATGTTCAGATCTTCGATCTGTTGATCGAAGACATGGAAGCAACCCTTGGTGAAAACTGGGGCGACCTTGGCTTTGGTGACGCGCTCGCCTTTCTTGAACAGCCCGAAGCGGCAGAACTGCAATTCATCGCCGTGGCGCTGGACGAAGAGGACGAAGCTGATCTGTCCCTGATCACCGACATCATCGCGGCCGCAAAAACACGTGAAATCAAGGTGATACTGATCGCCGAAGATGTCAGCCCCGCGTCTTTGCACCAGCTGCTGCGCGAAGGCGGCGACGAATTCGTCCCCTACCCCTTGCCGGAAAACGAACTGGCCCGCGCGATCGAACGTGTGCTGGCCGAACCCGCCGAGGCCCCCGTGGCCCCCGAGATGCAAAACAAGCTCAAGGCGACGGGCGACCGCAACGGGGTTGTGATTCCCGTTCACGGCATGGCCGGTGGCACGGGCGCGACAACGCTCGCGGTGAACCTGGCATGGGAACTGGCCAACATCGACAAGGACAAGCCGCCACGGGTTTGCCTGATTGATCTTGATCTGCAATTTGGCAGCACCTCTACCTATCTGGACCTGCCACGCCGCGAATCAGTGTTCGAAATGCTGTCGGACACGGAATCGATGGATAGCGAAAGCTTCATGCATTCGCTGTTGTCTTATGAAGACAAGCTGCATGTGCTGACCGCGCCCACCGATCTGATCCCGCTTGATCTGATTGGCCCGACTGATGTGGAACGCATCATCGAAATGGCCCGCACCAATTTCGACTATGTCGTGATCGACATGCCCTCGACGATGGTAGAATGGTCCGAAACCGTGCTGCACGCCGCGCATGTCTATTTCGCGACGCTTGAAATCGACCTGCGTTCGGCCCAGAACACGCTGCGCCTCAAGCGGGCGTTGCAGGGCGAAGAACTGCCGTTTGAAAAACTGCGGTTCGTGCTGAACCGCGCGCCCAAGTTCACCGATCTGAACGGCAAAAGCCGCGTCAAGCGGTTGGCCGAATCCCTTGGGATTTCCATCGAAGTGCAACTGCCCGACGGTGGCAAACAGGTCGCGCAAAACGCCGATCACGGCGCGCCATTGGCCGAAGGCATCCCGAAAAACCCGCTGCGCAAGGAAATCGCAAAGCTGGCCAAGTCTGTCCACGAGGTCAACACGGCCGACGTCGCCGTAACAAATTAA
- a CDS encoding CpaF family protein — protein MFSKYKKPDAKAASNVTPMPAAGAPKPSLMKAKPVAAQAAPQDKEKKRKERLGEIKLELHKALLDNLNLSALENASENDLRQEINAIATETLEEMGVVLNRDERQSLNQDLFFEVTGLGPLETLLKDDSVNDILVNGPQQIFVERDGRLELTDITFKDERHLLRIIDKIVSAVGRRVDESNPYVDARLADGSRFNAMVPPVAVDGSLVSIRKFKKEKLAIDDLVKFGAFTEEMAAYLQAAVSTRLNVIVSGGTGSGKTTTLNALSSFIDDSERILTIEDTAELQLQQTHVGRMESRPPNVEGKGAVSQRDCLKNALRMRPDRIIVGETRGEEVIDMLQAMNTGHDGSMTTIHANSARDGVSRLENMIAMAGIEMPLKAMRSQISSAVNLIVQASRLQDGSRRMTSITEITGMEGDVISMQEIFRFQRVGLTPDNKIIGHFTATGVRSHYSDRFKLWGYDLPAAIFEPMVAE, from the coding sequence ATGTTCTCCAAATACAAGAAACCCGATGCCAAGGCTGCCAGCAACGTGACACCGATGCCCGCCGCCGGGGCACCCAAGCCATCATTGATGAAGGCCAAACCTGTCGCCGCGCAAGCCGCGCCCCAAGACAAAGAGAAAAAGCGCAAAGAGCGGCTGGGCGAGATCAAGCTCGAGCTGCACAAGGCGCTGCTGGATAACCTGAACCTCTCGGCGCTGGAAAATGCGTCCGAGAATGATTTGCGTCAGGAAATCAACGCGATTGCCACCGAAACGCTCGAGGAAATGGGCGTCGTTTTGAACCGCGACGAACGCCAGTCCCTGAATCAGGATCTGTTCTTTGAGGTCACAGGTCTTGGCCCGCTGGAAACACTGCTGAAAGACGACAGCGTCAATGATATTCTCGTGAACGGTCCGCAGCAAATTTTTGTGGAACGCGACGGTCGACTGGAACTGACGGATATTACGTTCAAAGACGAACGCCACCTGCTGCGCATCATCGACAAGATCGTGTCGGCTGTTGGTCGTCGCGTCGATGAAAGCAATCCTTACGTCGATGCGCGTCTTGCCGATGGCTCGCGTTTCAACGCGATGGTGCCACCTGTTGCGGTCGATGGCTCCCTCGTCTCCATTCGTAAGTTCAAAAAGGAAAAGCTGGCGATTGACGATCTGGTCAAGTTCGGCGCCTTTACCGAAGAAATGGCTGCCTATTTGCAGGCCGCCGTGTCCACGCGCTTGAACGTCATCGTATCAGGCGGGACAGGTTCGGGTAAAACGACCACGCTGAACGCCCTGTCGTCTTTCATTGATGACAGCGAACGCATCCTCACGATCGAGGACACGGCTGAACTTCAACTGCAACAGACCCACGTGGGCCGGATGGAAAGCCGCCCGCCCAACGTCGAAGGCAAGGGTGCCGTCAGCCAGCGCGACTGTCTGAAAAACGCCCTGCGTATGCGCCCCGACCGGATCATCGTTGGTGAAACCCGCGGCGAGGAAGTGATCGACATGTTGCAGGCCATGAACACCGGCCACGACGGATCAATGACCACAATCCACGCCAACTCGGCGCGCGATGGTGTGTCGCGTCTGGAAAACATGATCGCGATGGCCGGGATTGAGATGCCCCTCAAGGCAATGCGCAGCCAGATTTCATCGGCTGTGAACCTGATCGTGCAAGCCTCGCGTTTGCAGGACGGGTCGCGCCGCATGACCTCGATCACCGAAATCACCGGCATGGAAGGTGATGTGATTTCCATGCAAGAGATCTTTCGCTTCCAGCGTGTCGGCCTGACACCGGACAACAAGATCATCGGCCACTTTACGGCGACCGGCGTGCGCTCGCACTACTCGGATCGCTTCAAGCTGTGGGGTTATGACCTGCCCGCCGCTATCTTTGAACCTATGGTCGCGGAGTAA
- a CDS encoding type II secretion system F family protein: MTISAEPIIYGLIFVAILVLVEGLYLTVFGKSISLNNKVNRRLELLEKGAGREQVLEQLRKEMSQHMKSKSIPLYSILASKAQKANIAFTPPQLIMVMAALGVMAFIGLTVGTGASVQIRAGVAAAMGIGGVYVWINNKAKKRMALLEEQLPDAVELMVRSLRVGHPFSSAIAIVAKEVPDPLGTEMGMISDEAAYGRDMGETLKHMAERMDMQDMRFLAVAVTIQQTAGGNLAEILDGLAKVIRARFKLFRRVKAITAEAKWSGMFLSVFPLLALVGINVIQPDYYDDVRETSVFIPAALVVAAFLTVNVIVMKTLVNIKV, translated from the coding sequence ATGACGATTTCCGCCGAACCCATCATCTATGGCCTCATTTTCGTGGCTATTCTGGTGCTTGTCGAAGGGTTGTATCTGACCGTCTTTGGCAAATCCATCAGCCTGAACAACAAGGTCAACCGCCGGCTTGAACTGCTTGAAAAGGGCGCAGGCCGCGAACAGGTGCTTGAACAACTCCGCAAGGAAATGTCCCAGCACATGAAATCGAAAAGCATCCCGCTTTATTCGATCCTGGCCAGCAAGGCGCAAAAGGCCAACATCGCCTTCACTCCGCCGCAACTGATCATGGTGATGGCCGCCCTTGGCGTCATGGCCTTTATCGGTCTCACCGTCGGCACCGGCGCCAGCGTGCAGATCCGCGCGGGCGTTGCGGCGGCGATGGGCATTGGCGGCGTCTATGTCTGGATCAACAACAAGGCCAAGAAACGCATGGCCCTGCTCGAAGAACAACTGCCCGATGCTGTTGAACTGATGGTGCGGTCCCTGCGCGTTGGGCATCCGTTTTCTTCGGCGATCGCGATCGTCGCCAAGGAAGTTCCCGATCCGCTGGGCACCGAAATGGGCATGATCTCGGACGAGGCCGCCTATGGCCGCGACATGGGTGAAACCCTGAAACACATGGCCGAACGCATGGACATGCAGGATATGCGATTCCTGGCTGTGGCGGTGACCATCCAGCAAACGGCGGGTGGTAACCTCGCTGAAATTCTGGACGGTCTGGCCAAGGTAATCCGCGCGCGGTTCAAACTGTTCCGCCGCGTCAAGGCCATTACCGCCGAGGCGAAATGGTCAGGCATGTTCCTGTCCGTCTTCCCGCTGCTGGCGCTGGTCGGGATCAACGTGATCCAGCCCGACTACTACGACGATGTGCGCGAAACTTCGGTGTTTATCCCTGCCGCTCTTGTGGTGGCAGCGTTCCTGACGGTGAACGTGATCGTCATGAAAACACTTGTGAATATCAAGGTGTAA
- a CDS encoding type II secretion system F family protein, which yields MEILDTITTMLTDLLGPFGPLIVVGMLGVLMILLVLPTMLKKEVDPLDKLRASTRAQNSALSKAEKLRAGGGKDKLEKYSNFLEPQDEEEYSAIRLKLMQAGYRTKNAVRMYHFAQFAMGVGLLLAGVAYAIYASSTGEPSTKATILSILIPGVVGYMTPKYWVTRRQSARQEEIVNGFPDSLDMMLVCVEAGQSLDQSIIRVARELKSGFPALAYEFEVVAHEMKAGKDKQAVLRDMSERCGVTDIASFVTVLIQSQQFGTSIAEALRVYAGEMRDKRVMRAEEKANTLPTKMTLATMMLTVPPLLIILIGPSIFNIAVTLGNANF from the coding sequence ATGGAAATCCTCGATACCATAACCACGATGCTGACCGATTTGCTGGGCCCGTTTGGCCCGCTGATCGTGGTGGGCATGCTGGGCGTTTTGATGATCTTGCTGGTCTTGCCGACCATGCTCAAGAAAGAGGTCGATCCGCTGGACAAGTTGCGCGCCAGCACGCGCGCGCAAAACTCGGCGCTTTCAAAGGCTGAAAAGCTGCGCGCAGGTGGTGGCAAGGACAAGCTGGAAAAGTATTCCAACTTTCTGGAACCACAGGACGAGGAAGAATACTCCGCGATCCGGCTGAAACTGATGCAGGCCGGCTACCGCACCAAGAACGCGGTGCGGATGTATCACTTTGCCCAGTTTGCGATGGGTGTGGGCCTGCTTTTGGCCGGCGTCGCCTATGCGATCTATGCCTCCTCGACGGGCGAACCATCGACCAAGGCGACGATCCTGTCGATCCTGATCCCCGGTGTCGTGGGCTATATGACGCCCAAGTACTGGGTCACGCGCCGCCAGTCCGCGCGTCAGGAAGAAATCGTCAACGGCTTTCCCGACAGCCTTGATATGATGCTGGTGTGCGTCGAAGCGGGTCAATCGCTGGATCAATCCATCATCCGCGTCGCCCGCGAGCTGAAATCCGGCTTCCCTGCCCTTGCCTACGAATTTGAAGTGGTTGCCCACGAGATGAAGGCCGGTAAGGACAAACAGGCCGTGCTGCGTGACATGTCCGAGCGCTGCGGCGTGACCGATATCGCCAGCTTCGTGACCGTGTTGATCCAATCCCAGCAATTCGGCACCTCGATCGCCGAAGCCCTGCGCGTCTATGCGGGTGAAATGCGTGACAAAAGGGTCATGCGCGCCGAAGAAAAGGCCAACACACTGCCCACAAAGATGACTTTGGCCACGATGATGTTGACGGTTCCGCCGCTTCTGATCATCTTGATCGGGCCGTCGATCTTTAACATCGCGGTAACACTGGGTAACGCGAACTTCTAA
- a CDS encoding tetratricopeptide repeat protein: protein MTPGPIAMIAVIAALAACAPGGFGRVDGQVYAPGVAGPSDVDGLIVGHRLMAAGEYQLALDAYTRAAGQQGLNVDTLSALGSANLRLGRLGQAETLLRRAVDEDPDFAAAWNNLGVILMERGNIAEASQVFRRAFATDNGNSDQIRDNLRLALAKLDNPGYEDPNEGQQFELVRRGTGDYVILSAP from the coding sequence ATGACGCCAGGACCAATTGCAATGATCGCGGTGATTGCCGCCCTCGCCGCCTGTGCACCGGGCGGCTTTGGGCGTGTCGATGGGCAGGTCTATGCGCCCGGTGTGGCGGGACCGTCGGATGTTGACGGGCTGATCGTCGGACACCGGTTGATGGCGGCTGGCGAATACCAGCTTGCGCTTGATGCCTATACCCGCGCGGCGGGCCAACAGGGGTTGAACGTGGACACGCTTTCGGCGCTTGGGTCCGCAAATCTGCGCTTGGGGCGACTGGGACAGGCCGAAACCCTGCTGCGCCGCGCCGTGGATGAAGACCCCGATTTTGCCGCCGCATGGAACAATCTGGGCGTGATCCTGATGGAACGGGGCAATATCGCCGAAGCCTCGCAAGTGTTTCGTCGCGCTTTTGCCACGGATAATGGCAATTCCGACCAGATTCGCGACAACTTGCGCTTGGCACTCGCAAAATTGGACAATCCAGGCTATGAAGATCCTAATGAAGGTCAACAATTCGAATTGGTGCGGCGCGGCACAGGCGACTACGTGATCCTTTCCGCACCCTGA
- a CDS encoding lipopolysaccharide assembly protein LapB — protein sequence MRHPILISLSLAGAVVLTACGNQSGDTQVNRALRDVNVVDETNLNDVMLTVGDPNEAVNYFARASENDPGRIDLMRGLATSLVRAQRPADAIPAWEAVVAHPEATLDDSVDLADAQIRDNQWDAAEVTLDSVPPTHETYKRYRLEAMIADSNQEWDNADSFYETAAGLTTQPAGVFNNWGFSKLTRGDYAGAERLFSDAIRQDSSLFTAKNNLVLARGAQRKYDLPVIQMTQIERAQLLYTLALSAIKQNDVTIGRGLLREAIDTHPQHFEAAVRSLRALEDNVTN from the coding sequence ATGCGCCACCCTATCCTGATATCCCTGTCGCTGGCAGGTGCTGTCGTGTTGACGGCTTGTGGCAATCAATCCGGTGACACCCAGGTGAACCGCGCGTTGCGCGATGTGAACGTTGTCGATGAAACCAATCTCAACGATGTGATGCTGACGGTTGGGGACCCCAATGAGGCGGTGAACTACTTTGCGCGCGCCAGCGAGAATGATCCCGGGCGGATCGACTTGATGCGCGGTCTTGCAACGTCTTTGGTGCGCGCCCAGCGCCCCGCCGATGCGATCCCCGCATGGGAGGCCGTTGTCGCCCATCCCGAAGCCACATTGGATGACAGCGTCGATCTGGCCGATGCCCAGATCCGCGACAATCAGTGGGACGCGGCCGAAGTCACCCTTGATAGCGTCCCCCCCACCCACGAAACCTACAAGCGTTACCGCCTTGAAGCGATGATCGCCGATAGCAATCAGGAATGGGACAACGCCGACAGCTTTTACGAAACCGCGGCGGGGCTGACGACGCAGCCCGCGGGCGTGTTCAACAACTGGGGCTTTTCCAAGTTGACGCGCGGCGATTATGCCGGTGCCGAGCGCCTGTTCAGCGATGCGATCCGCCAGGACAGCAGCCTGTTCACCGCCAAGAACAACCTTGTTCTGGCGCGCGGGGCGCAGCGCAAATACGACCTGCCCGTCATCCAGATGACCCAGATCGAGCGCGCGCAATTGCTGTATACGCTGGCCCTTTCGGCCATCAAACAGAACGATGTGACGATCGGGCGCGGGTTGCTGCGCGAAGCCATCGACACCCATCCCCAGCACTTTGAGGCCGCAGTGCGCAGCCTGCGGGCGCTGGAAGACAACGTCACGAACTAA
- a CDS encoding prepilin peptidase, producing the protein MQVAHSASDALWYLPFVLPICIFVAWNDMRVMKIPNVAVYALVAVFAVTGLITLDLEVYAWRWLNLVVMLVIGMVLNAAGVLGAGDAKFAAAAAPFVALSDLPVMLYILAACAAGGYLVHRLVKVSPLRKLVPEWESWSSGKRFPMGFPLGAALAFYLAIPLI; encoded by the coding sequence GTGCAGGTTGCCCATTCCGCCAGCGATGCTTTGTGGTATCTGCCATTCGTGCTGCCCATTTGCATCTTTGTCGCCTGGAACGACATGCGGGTGATGAAAATCCCCAATGTCGCGGTTTATGCTCTGGTCGCTGTATTCGCAGTCACCGGTCTGATCACGCTGGATCTGGAGGTTTACGCGTGGCGCTGGTTGAATCTGGTCGTGATGCTGGTGATCGGCATGGTGTTGAACGCGGCTGGCGTCTTGGGCGCGGGCGATGCGAAATTCGCCGCTGCCGCCGCTCCCTTCGTGGCCCTGTCTGACCTTCCAGTGATGCTTTATATTCTCGCGGCCTGCGCAGCCGGTGGCTATCTGGTACACCGTCTGGTCAAGGTATCGCCCCTGCGCAAACTGGTCCCCGAATGGGAAAGCTGGTCATCGGGAAAACGCTTTCCGATGGGATTTCCCTTGGGCGCGGCGCTGGCGTTTTACCTGGCGATTCCGCTAATTTAA
- a CDS encoding DUF2029 domain-containing protein, whose amino-acid sequence MTRPNPVTFFAFLLAILVAMGGAALMKGGFFIGRHEGDTLHLVQIVFRMVAGEVPHVDFMTPIGALAFWPIAFFVERGMGIGMAILWAQVAFAAFMLPALWWVGYSRLSRGVALLFGLIVMGLLLALVYGEAQRSISFSMHYNRWAWAATFIAVVAALLPPVHPNRPAIDGVVIGTMMAVLVMIKVTYFAAFALPIILALVLGKRLSTLLFAVLTGGAIAVAITLFVGVDYWLAYIGDLQTVANSDVRPQPGEPLSAVMGAPAYIAGSLVAIAGVIFVRQSGRANEGLILLLLVPGFFYVTFQNFGNDPQWLLLLGVVLLALLPTPDVTNSMGLNLRTAQLVTAAMALALIAPSFANMLYSPFRHLRVDETTYAPILPRGGIHTDLQTADLRALRVDGRVALDGEGSGLEQFREAARRDEQAQFMGEVFPYCTTELGLPAMFDAVTRDLEEVGLAEGKRLLAADLFSSYWLYGSLERLEGGAPWYYGGLPGFESADYLLVPFCPVSHDLQVMILKAVTERGTDDLREIRRTPLYILFEKTG is encoded by the coding sequence ATGACACGACCAAATCCAGTTACATTTTTCGCGTTTCTTTTGGCGATCCTTGTTGCGATGGGCGGCGCGGCCCTGATGAAGGGCGGGTTCTTCATTGGTCGCCACGAAGGCGACACCCTGCATCTGGTGCAGATCGTGTTCCGCATGGTCGCAGGGGAGGTTCCGCACGTTGATTTCATGACCCCGATCGGTGCCTTGGCCTTTTGGCCGATCGCATTCTTTGTCGAACGGGGCATGGGGATCGGGATGGCGATTCTTTGGGCGCAGGTGGCCTTTGCCGCCTTTATGCTGCCCGCCCTGTGGTGGGTTGGCTACAGCCGACTGTCGCGCGGTGTCGCGCTGCTGTTTGGCCTGATCGTCATGGGGCTGCTTTTGGCGCTTGTATACGGTGAAGCACAGCGCAGCATTTCGTTTTCGATGCATTATAACCGCTGGGCATGGGCCGCGACCTTTATCGCCGTTGTTGCGGCGCTGCTGCCGCCTGTTCATCCCAACAGGCCCGCCATAGATGGTGTTGTGATCGGCACCATGATGGCCGTTCTCGTGATGATCAAAGTGACCTATTTTGCGGCTTTTGCCTTGCCTATTATCCTTGCGTTGGTGCTGGGCAAACGCCTGTCGACGCTGTTGTTTGCTGTGCTGACCGGGGGTGCGATTGCCGTGGCGATCACGCTGTTTGTCGGCGTTGATTACTGGCTGGCCTATATCGGTGATCTGCAGACGGTCGCAAATTCCGATGTGCGTCCACAGCCGGGCGAACCGCTGAGCGCGGTGATGGGCGCGCCCGCCTATATTGCCGGATCGCTGGTGGCGATTGCGGGCGTGATCTTTGTGCGCCAGTCCGGGAGGGCGAACGAGGGGCTGATCCTGTTGCTGCTGGTGCCGGGGTTCTTTTACGTGACATTCCAGAATTTCGGGAACGATCCACAGTGGCTGTTGCTGTTGGGTGTGGTGTTGCTGGCATTGCTGCCGACCCCGGATGTGACCAATTCAATGGGGTTGAACCTGCGCACGGCACAGTTGGTCACGGCGGCGATGGCGTTGGCGCTGATCGCTCCGTCGTTCGCAAACATGCTGTATAGCCCGTTCCGGCACCTGCGCGTGGACGAAACGACCTATGCGCCCATCCTGCCCCGTGGCGGCATTCATACAGATCTGCAAACGGCTGATCTGCGCGCCTTGCGCGTTGACGGACGGGTGGCGCTGGACGGTGAAGGGTCGGGCCTTGAACAGTTCCGCGAGGCGGCGCGCCGTGACGAACAGGCGCAGTTCATGGGCGAGGTATTTCCCTATTGCACGACCGAATTGGGCCTGCCTGCCATGTTTGACGCCGTGACCCGTGATCTTGAGGAGGTCGGGCTGGCCGAGGGCAAGCGTTTGCTGGCTGCCGATCTGTTTTCGTCGTATTGGCTTTATGGATCGCTTGAGCGGCTCGAGGGAGGAGCACCGTGGTATTACGGTGGCTTGCCCGGCTTTGAATCAGCGGATTACCTTTTGGTGCCGTTCTGTCCCGTGTCGCATGACTTGCAGGTGATGATCCTGAAGGCCGTGACCGAACGGGGCACCGACGATCTTAGGGAAATTCGCCGCACGCCGCTTTATATACTGTTTGAAAAGACCGGTTAA
- a CDS encoding ATPase — MNMQATNVMAPPAPKSLAGMQLPMAMMRDILLKTMFRMNLDLVTEIAKVICLPVPVTQELVDLARTQRLLEATGTLNANNGSEMGYQLTDAGKARALDAVAQSEYFGAMPVPLDVYREQVKRQSIRNIQVTRDQLTAAMGHLILPGELLDHLGPAVGSGRSILMYGPPGNGKSSISNGIRDALGDKIYVPRAIEYSGQVITVYDPIVHSAAEEDLDDPNSLRRTSGRFDTRYVLCERPTVITGGELSLSMLDLVYNPTARTYQAPLQLKATGGIFIVDDLGRQAEPPQALVNRWIVPLEENKDILALQSGEKFEVPFDTLVIFSTNFHPNEIFDKAALRRIFFKIKIDGPEQEDFLKIFAMVARKRKMPLDEASLVHLLKKKYPTIDNIYANYQPIFLIDQIIAICEFEGIPYQMNPDLVDRAWANMFVKEEKIVH, encoded by the coding sequence ATGAATATGCAAGCAACCAACGTGATGGCCCCTCCGGCGCCGAAATCCCTTGCGGGGATGCAACTGCCGATGGCGATGATGCGTGATATCCTGTTGAAAACCATGTTCCGCATGAACCTTGATCTGGTCACGGAAATTGCCAAGGTGATTTGCCTGCCTGTCCCCGTAACGCAGGAGTTGGTCGATCTGGCACGCACCCAGCGCCTGCTCGAGGCGACAGGCACGCTGAACGCCAACAACGGCAGCGAAATGGGCTATCAGCTGACGGATGCGGGCAAGGCGCGCGCGCTGGACGCTGTCGCGCAGTCGGAATATTTTGGCGCGATGCCTGTGCCGCTTGATGTTTACCGCGAACAGGTCAAACGCCAGTCGATCCGCAACATTCAGGTGACACGTGATCAGCTGACGGCGGCGATGGGCCACCTGATCCTGCCCGGCGAACTGCTGGACCACCTTGGGCCTGCGGTTGGTTCGGGCCGCTCGATCCTGATGTATGGGCCGCCCGGCAACGGGAAATCCTCGATCTCGAACGGTATCAGGGATGCGTTGGGCGACAAGATATATGTGCCGCGCGCGATTGAATATTCCGGTCAGGTGATCACCGTTTATGACCCGATCGTACATTCCGCCGCCGAAGAAGACCTGGATGATCCGAACTCCCTGCGCCGCACCTCGGGGCGGTTCGACACGCGCTATGTGCTGTGCGAACGCCCAACCGTGATCACCGGTGGTGAACTTTCGCTGTCGATGCTTGATCTGGTTTATAACCCGACGGCGCGCACCTATCAGGCACCGCTGCAGTTGAAGGCCACAGGCGGAATTTTCATCGTCGATGACCTGGGCCGTCAGGCCGAACCGCCACAGGCGCTGGTCAACCGCTGGATCGTTCCACTGGAGGAAAACAAGGATATTCTGGCCCTGCAGTCGGGCGAAAAGTTCGAAGTGCCATTCGATACGCTGGTGATCTTTTCCACCAACTTCCACCCGAACGAGATTTTCGATAAAGCGGCCCTGCGCCGTATCTTTTTCAAGATCAAGATCGACGGGCCGGAGCAGGAAGATTTCCTCAAGATTTTTGCGATGGTCGCACGCAAGCGCAAAATGCCACTCGACGAGGCATCACTGGTTCATCTGCTGAAAAAGAAATACCCTACCATCGACAACATCTATGCCAACTATCAGCCGATCTTTTTGATCGACCAGATCATTGCGATTTGCGAATTCGAAGGGATTCCCTATCAAATGAACCCCGATCTGGTGGACCGGGCCTGGGCAAACATGTTCGTCAAAGAAGAAAAAATCGTGCACTAA